From one Peredibacter starrii genomic stretch:
- the glsA gene encoding glutaminase A gives MKNLAFALILLSSVNVFARTTPSAGVGDIKGTLTEAHKKFKGLKEGKNADYIPALAKVPSELFGIALVTVDGKVYTEGDIEKLFAIESISKVFTLSQVLQESGEKQITDTVGVDATGDVFNSIVAVEKNKGKEMNPFVNPGAIATTSMVKGKNADEIWNKIVSIHSAFAGRPLELNEEVYKSEAATNQRNQAIGKLMEAYEIIKTNPEQATDIYTKQCSINVNAKDLATMAATLANGGFNPVTKTKVIDQKHVKSVLAVMSTAGLYDTTGQWLFKTGLPAKSGVGGGVIAVVPGKFGIAAFSPRLDEAGNSVRAQRAIEFITEKLNANPYDIKPQGEYVIGKDER, from the coding sequence ATGAAAAATCTGGCTTTTGCTTTAATTTTACTTTCATCAGTAAATGTTTTCGCCCGTACTACACCAAGTGCCGGTGTGGGTGATATTAAAGGAACTCTGACTGAGGCCCATAAAAAATTCAAGGGACTAAAGGAAGGGAAGAATGCAGATTATATTCCTGCTCTTGCCAAAGTTCCTTCTGAGCTTTTTGGTATTGCCTTAGTAACGGTGGACGGAAAAGTCTACACAGAAGGTGACATTGAAAAGTTATTTGCAATTGAATCCATCTCTAAAGTGTTTACTTTATCTCAAGTGCTTCAAGAGTCGGGAGAAAAACAAATCACCGATACTGTTGGTGTTGATGCCACTGGTGATGTTTTTAATTCGATTGTTGCTGTTGAGAAAAATAAAGGCAAGGAGATGAATCCTTTCGTTAACCCGGGGGCCATTGCAACAACTTCGATGGTGAAAGGTAAAAATGCTGATGAGATCTGGAACAAAATTGTAAGCATTCACAGCGCTTTTGCCGGTCGTCCTCTTGAATTGAATGAAGAAGTTTATAAATCAGAAGCGGCGACGAACCAAAGAAACCAGGCGATTGGTAAATTGATGGAGGCCTATGAGATCATCAAAACCAATCCGGAGCAGGCGACCGATATTTACACAAAACAATGTTCAATCAATGTGAATGCCAAAGACCTTGCCACAATGGCAGCAACACTTGCTAACGGTGGTTTCAATCCAGTGACAAAGACAAAAGTGATTGATCAAAAACACGTTAAGAGTGTGCTTGCAGTAATGTCGACGGCAGGATTGTACGATACAACAGGTCAATGGTTATTCAAAACCGGTCTACCTGCCAAAAGTGGTGTAGGTGGTGGTGTGATTGCAGTAGTTCCCGGGAAATTTGGTATCGCCGCTTTCTCTCCTCGTCTTGATGAGGCCGGAAATAGTGTGCGTGCTCAGCGTGCCATCGAATTTATCACAGAAAAACTTAATGCCAATCCATATGATATTAAGCCTCAGGGTGAATATGTGATTGGTAAAGATGAGAGATAA
- a CDS encoding DcaP family trimeric outer membrane transporter, translated as MKSRYALLAALLTTGAYAQDKKPNRLEVYGFVQADYVQDFDRVDPNWDDTLRPSRIPTEEGQFGSDGQAIIGARQSRFGVQGTLPVEDQSVYTKFEIDMFGVGVDEGQTTIRLRHAYGEWKEWLAGQTHSLFMDIDVFPNTIDYWGPAGMVFLRNPQIRYTPLKGDNNFSVALEKPSDDIDAGQIRDVAPEFGDNLQSDEKLPDLTAQFRMNRDWGHFQTGGILRRIGYETTGLPNNNPKDHELGWGLNVSTNIKFLDTDKLILSAVYGQGIASYMNDGGVDLAPQGRRLADLEAKAVPLLGIVAYYDHYWDSKNSSSIGYSRTQVDNTSFQEGSAFHKGEYASVNFLHKPVKNVMMGAEMLWGARTDNDGNYGNDVRTQISFKYSFSSNDF; from the coding sequence ATGAAAAGTCGATATGCCTTACTTGCGGCGCTGTTAACGACAGGCGCCTATGCACAAGATAAGAAACCTAATCGGCTCGAAGTCTATGGTTTTGTTCAAGCTGACTATGTTCAGGATTTCGATCGAGTTGATCCAAATTGGGACGACACTTTAAGACCATCGAGAATTCCAACTGAAGAAGGTCAATTTGGTAGTGATGGCCAGGCCATCATTGGTGCTCGTCAAAGTAGATTCGGTGTGCAAGGAACTCTGCCTGTTGAAGATCAAAGCGTTTACACCAAGTTTGAAATTGATATGTTCGGGGTAGGGGTAGATGAAGGTCAAACAACGATTCGTCTACGTCATGCTTATGGAGAGTGGAAAGAATGGCTCGCCGGTCAAACTCACAGTTTGTTCATGGACATTGATGTTTTTCCTAACACAATTGATTACTGGGGGCCCGCCGGGATGGTTTTCCTGCGTAATCCACAAATCAGATATACACCTCTCAAAGGGGACAATAATTTTTCAGTGGCCCTGGAGAAACCGAGTGATGATATCGATGCCGGCCAAATCAGAGATGTGGCGCCGGAGTTTGGTGATAATCTTCAATCTGATGAAAAGCTTCCGGACCTTACGGCACAGTTTCGAATGAATCGTGATTGGGGTCATTTCCAAACTGGTGGTATTCTTCGTCGAATTGGATATGAAACAACCGGACTTCCTAACAACAATCCAAAGGATCATGAGCTTGGTTGGGGTCTGAATGTCAGTACTAATATTAAATTTCTTGATACTGATAAACTGATCCTCTCTGCCGTTTATGGACAAGGTATTGCGAGCTACATGAACGATGGTGGTGTGGATCTAGCACCACAAGGTAGACGCCTGGCCGATCTTGAGGCCAAAGCAGTTCCGCTTCTTGGGATTGTGGCCTATTACGATCACTACTGGGACTCAAAGAACAGTTCATCAATTGGTTATTCTCGTACACAAGTTGATAATACAAGTTTTCAGGAGGGGAGTGCTTTTCATAAAGGGGAGTATGCCTCTGTAAACTTTCTTCATAAACCTGTGAAAAACGTCATGATGGGTGCGGAAATGCTTTGGGGTGCTCGTACAGACAATGATGGAAATTATGGGAATGATGTTCGTACTCAGATCTCATTTAAATATAGTTTTTCTAGCAACGACTTCTAG
- a CDS encoding Lsa36 family surface (lipo)protein, which produces MSRLLILICTLICFKAEAQIFQLKVTDYDGLDSINAVKIFIDSEVKKIEDSVNKEFPNDAPRRILQGMGDSNIMAAKGIGTDYTSAMQVSMIGATLGAGADFEQEEHTKSETSGYAAAPGLMLGFNLGALGMNDILNMESDKLNMYVNAMSTKYIQSLDDENDRTLVGLDMTSVGVHFRYHLVDKSDVNHRWGGLKLTWGYEYNHSDYTYETRLDRMINIIGDNELLQGRLTGTPKAIVKVRTHSFPLAVSTDYQVLSFLNIYGGTGMDFNIGYAKGIGVANGDVTPVLCTGGSCGPGRNLKLQAQANLDTSSLVTPITVRAFGGFQLSASHFSFYTQVDKEVLTELVSATVGIRLFY; this is translated from the coding sequence ATGTCAAGACTCCTGATTCTTATCTGCACTTTGATCTGCTTTAAAGCAGAAGCACAGATCTTCCAATTGAAAGTCACAGACTACGATGGTCTTGATTCAATCAATGCCGTGAAGATCTTTATCGATTCCGAAGTAAAGAAGATTGAAGATTCTGTGAATAAAGAATTTCCCAACGACGCTCCCAGAAGAATTCTGCAAGGGATGGGAGACTCAAATATAATGGCCGCAAAAGGAATCGGAACTGATTATACCTCTGCCATGCAAGTAAGTATGATCGGTGCCACTCTTGGAGCTGGTGCGGATTTTGAACAAGAGGAACACACGAAAAGTGAAACCAGCGGATACGCGGCCGCTCCCGGACTCATGCTTGGTTTTAATTTGGGCGCTTTAGGAATGAATGACATCCTTAACATGGAAAGCGATAAGCTCAATATGTACGTTAATGCCATGAGTACGAAGTACATCCAATCGCTGGATGATGAAAATGATCGTACACTCGTTGGTCTTGATATGACTTCTGTTGGGGTTCACTTCAGATATCATCTGGTGGATAAAAGCGATGTCAATCACAGATGGGGGGGACTAAAACTCACCTGGGGCTATGAATATAATCATTCAGACTATACTTACGAAACACGACTCGACCGAATGATTAATATCATCGGGGATAATGAACTCCTCCAAGGTCGTCTAACTGGTACACCTAAGGCCATCGTAAAAGTCAGAACACATTCCTTCCCACTGGCGGTATCAACCGATTACCAAGTTCTGTCCTTCTTAAATATATATGGAGGAACAGGTATGGATTTTAATATTGGTTATGCTAAAGGTATTGGAGTCGCCAACGGAGACGTAACTCCGGTTCTGTGTACCGGCGGAAGTTGTGGTCCTGGTAGAAATCTTAAACTTCAGGCCCAGGCAAATCTAGATACATCATCTTTGGTCACACCAATTACGGTGAGAGCATTTGGTGGATTTCAACTTAGTGCTTCTCACTTTAGTTTTTATACTCAAGTGGATAAAGAAGTACTCACGGAGCTCGTAAGTGCAACGGTAGGGATCAGGTTATTTTATTGA
- a CDS encoding benzoate/H(+) symporter BenE family transporter, producing MKTNNVLRDFSFSSITAGFVSDLVGYASSAVLIFQAATSLGLPPNEASSWLAVLCVAMGVLNIVLSLRYKIPIMFAWSTPGAALLIASLPGVPVSDAVGAFLFSAVLITLSGITGYFEKIMDKIPMSIASAMLSGVLLKFGLEVFNSMKTQFALVFTIFMIYLLFRRISPRYSVVAAFFTGLILAGALGLLNFSEMNPELAIPVFTTPTWDIKTIISVGLPLFIVTMTSQNMTGLAVLKAFHYKPEVSKLITWSGITNIIIAPFGGFAINLSAITAAICMGPESHEDSTKRYTAAISSGIIYIIMGIFAGSVGALFAAFPKELVLSVAGLALLGAISQGLMAAVQNDHEREPAMMTFFVTASGVTLAGIGSAFWGITAGILTLLILRFRHSKQ from the coding sequence ATGAAAACAAATAATGTTCTTCGCGACTTCTCATTCTCCAGCATCACGGCCGGTTTTGTTTCTGATCTTGTAGGATATGCCAGCTCCGCCGTTCTCATTTTCCAGGCCGCAACCTCCCTTGGTCTCCCCCCAAATGAAGCAAGCTCATGGCTCGCTGTTCTTTGTGTGGCAATGGGAGTACTGAACATTGTTTTATCTCTTCGTTATAAAATACCCATCATGTTTGCCTGGTCGACTCCGGGTGCCGCACTTCTCATTGCCAGTCTTCCTGGTGTGCCGGTATCTGATGCCGTAGGCGCTTTTCTTTTTTCTGCTGTTCTCATTACCTTAAGTGGAATCACGGGTTACTTCGAAAAAATTATGGATAAAATTCCGATGTCAATTGCGTCGGCCATGCTTTCAGGAGTGCTATTGAAGTTTGGGCTTGAGGTCTTTAATTCCATGAAGACTCAGTTCGCTCTCGTGTTCACCATCTTCATGATCTATCTCCTCTTCAGAAGAATTTCGCCTCGCTATTCAGTGGTTGCTGCCTTCTTCACTGGTTTGATTTTGGCAGGAGCATTGGGACTTTTAAATTTTAGCGAAATGAATCCGGAACTCGCGATTCCTGTCTTTACAACTCCTACTTGGGACATCAAGACGATTATTAGCGTAGGTCTTCCATTGTTTATTGTGACGATGACTTCCCAAAACATGACAGGCCTTGCGGTATTGAAGGCCTTTCATTATAAACCGGAAGTATCAAAACTCATCACCTGGTCTGGTATCACTAATATCATCATTGCTCCCTTTGGTGGATTTGCTATTAACCTCTCTGCCATCACGGCCGCCATTTGCATGGGCCCAGAGTCCCATGAGGATTCGACGAAACGTTATACGGCGGCGATTTCTTCTGGAATCATTTACATCATCATGGGAATTTTTGCTGGATCAGTTGGTGCGCTCTTTGCCGCATTTCCAAAAGAGCTCGTTCTGTCAGTGGCAGGATTGGCATTACTCGGGGCCATTTCACAAGGACTCATGGCAGCGGTTCAAAATGATCATGAAAGAGAACCCGCGATGATGACTTTTTTTGTGACGGCATCAGGCGTGACACTTGCAGGAATTGGTTCTGCATTCTGGGGAATCACGGCCGGGATTCTTACACTCCTTATTTTAAGATTTAGGCACTCAAAACAATAA
- a CDS encoding aldo/keto reductase, with product MPLNHYVTLGKSGLKVSPLCLGTMTFGEDWGWGASVPECEKILARYIDLGGNFIDTANVYTYGHSEKIIGDFFRKDPFERQKMVIATKFFGTLKPGDPNAGGAGRKSIIHACEESLRRLQTDYIDLYWMHCWDYQTPIDETMRALDDLVSSGKVRYIGFSDTPAWKVAEAHVKSLFQGWVPVSAIQVEYSLLQRTVEGELIPMAQELGMGVTPWSPLKSGVLSGKYRRENKDHVEAGRGEWVTSSLDDHAYDVVEKVIQIAKEVKSTPAKVALKWVCSQPGVTSPIIGARTIEQLEDNLSALDVKLSAEHLKALDEISKPSLNFPADFLKRSPAFRNSNTTINGETGPSNPLAPADGQRPY from the coding sequence ATGCCTCTTAATCATTATGTGACACTCGGAAAATCAGGTCTGAAAGTGAGCCCTTTATGTCTCGGCACCATGACCTTTGGTGAGGATTGGGGATGGGGAGCATCGGTTCCTGAATGCGAAAAAATTCTTGCTCGTTATATAGATTTAGGCGGGAACTTCATTGATACCGCCAACGTTTATACTTATGGCCATTCAGAAAAAATCATTGGAGATTTTTTCCGAAAAGATCCTTTTGAAAGACAGAAGATGGTGATTGCCACGAAGTTTTTTGGGACCTTGAAACCTGGAGATCCAAACGCAGGTGGGGCAGGAAGAAAAAGTATTATTCATGCTTGTGAAGAATCTCTTCGCAGGCTTCAGACTGACTATATTGATCTTTATTGGATGCATTGCTGGGACTATCAAACTCCCATAGATGAAACGATGAGAGCTCTGGATGATCTCGTGTCTTCCGGTAAGGTTCGCTACATTGGTTTCTCAGATACTCCTGCCTGGAAAGTCGCTGAGGCCCATGTGAAGTCCCTGTTTCAAGGTTGGGTTCCAGTCAGTGCCATTCAAGTTGAATACTCACTTCTTCAAAGAACGGTTGAAGGTGAATTAATTCCGATGGCGCAAGAACTCGGCATGGGAGTGACGCCCTGGAGTCCGCTGAAGTCTGGAGTTCTCTCCGGAAAATATAGAAGAGAGAATAAAGATCATGTTGAGGCCGGTCGAGGTGAGTGGGTCACATCATCTTTAGATGATCATGCCTATGATGTGGTTGAAAAAGTCATACAAATCGCAAAAGAAGTTAAATCTACTCCTGCAAAAGTTGCACTCAAATGGGTCTGCTCCCAACCGGGAGTAACTTCACCAATCATTGGGGCGAGAACCATTGAGCAATTGGAAGATAATTTATCGGCACTTGATGTGAAGTTATCTGCGGAACATTTGAAGGCCTTGGATGAGATCAGTAAGCCGTCTCTTAATTTCCCTGCGGATTTTCTGAAGCGTTCACCGGCATTCAGAAATTCTAATACGACGATTAATGGAGAAACGGGGCCGTCGAATCCTCTGGCCCCGGCCGATGGTCAAAGACCTTATTAG
- a CDS encoding urea transporter: MSKFLDRVFRGLSQVMLQNNSLTGFFILIGLAIGSPWVALGAFLGTVISTWTAIFLRYEKTDIIRGLYGYNGCLIGAAFFALLIPSPFMFVGFVLASAFSTILMCYLAPEYKNMGLPVMTFPFVLVSWMAKITLPMKTTVTSIYLGLHDISFAKIVLKSISEIYLVESAIAGLVILLGLLVSSFWPVIFTLFGSVVATGLALVLELDMDGVSAGLYGFSAVLTSVALGCTFMKPTFKSAIFALVGIVSSVLLHVLFIKVGAVPLTAPFLISTWLMIKLEVVLRDHTKFITN; this comes from the coding sequence ATGTCAAAATTTCTAGATAGAGTCTTTCGTGGCCTTAGTCAGGTCATGCTTCAAAATAATTCCCTTACGGGATTTTTCATTCTCATTGGATTGGCGATCGGTTCTCCATGGGTGGCACTTGGTGCTTTTTTGGGAACAGTGATCTCAACCTGGACCGCAATTTTTTTACGATACGAAAAAACTGATATCATCCGTGGTCTTTATGGCTATAACGGATGCTTAATTGGTGCGGCCTTTTTCGCGCTTTTGATTCCATCTCCTTTTATGTTCGTAGGTTTTGTTCTCGCTTCTGCCTTTTCTACTATCCTAATGTGTTACTTGGCCCCGGAATATAAAAATATGGGTCTGCCGGTAATGACCTTTCCTTTTGTTCTCGTTAGCTGGATGGCAAAAATTACTCTTCCCATGAAGACAACAGTGACGTCGATCTATCTTGGTCTGCATGACATCTCCTTTGCAAAAATTGTTTTGAAAAGTATTTCAGAAATTTATCTCGTGGAGAGTGCTATTGCAGGACTGGTAATTCTTTTGGGACTTCTTGTCTCTTCCTTCTGGCCGGTTATTTTCACCTTGTTCGGAAGTGTGGTGGCGACAGGTCTGGCCCTCGTTCTAGAATTAGATATGGATGGCGTAAGTGCTGGCCTATATGGGTTTAGTGCGGTTTTAACTTCGGTTGCACTTGGTTGCACGTTTATGAAACCGACCTTTAAATCTGCCATATTTGCTTTAGTAGGAATTGTTTCAAGTGTTCTTTTACATGTTCTCTTCATCAAGGTAGGAGCAGTTCCTTTAACGGCCCCATTTTTGATTTCAACCTGGCTTATGATTAAACTTGAAGTTGTCCTTCGCGATCATACTAAATTCATAACTAACTAA
- a CDS encoding Lrp/AsnC family transcriptional regulator, whose amino-acid sequence MELNGNGLRGPLDEMDLKILKLLSEDAKMSFGDIGERVHLTAPAVHARVKKMEKAGIIKNYTVNIDFEKVGLPVTAFVRIQTGKIKCSDAGKLVDKFSEIVECHAVAGEDDLILKTRTATPLELQNLLDKMRTEGISEKSNSIFVLQSHFERSRL is encoded by the coding sequence ATGGAATTAAATGGAAATGGTCTTCGGGGCCCCCTCGACGAGATGGATCTTAAGATTCTTAAGTTACTTTCTGAGGACGCCAAAATGTCCTTTGGAGATATTGGCGAAAGAGTCCATTTAACGGCACCAGCGGTTCATGCCAGAGTCAAGAAAATGGAGAAGGCCGGAATCATCAAGAATTACACTGTTAATATCGATTTCGAGAAAGTGGGCCTGCCTGTTACTGCTTTCGTAAGAATCCAAACTGGAAAAATTAAATGTAGTGATGCGGGAAAGCTGGTAGATAAATTTTCAGAGATCGTTGAATGTCATGCAGTGGCGGGTGAAGATGATCTCATTCTCAAAACAAGAACGGCCACTCCCCTTGAACTTCAAAACTTACTAGATAAAATGCGAACGGAAGGCATTTCAGAAAAATCAAATTCAATTTTTGTTCTTCAATCACACTTTGAGAGATCACGTCTATGA
- a CDS encoding peptidylprolyl isomerase: MMLSARHILVRHEYEAKDLLKKLKEGKSFEELAKDFSLCPSGTRGGDLGEFPKGRMVPAFEKALVQLKSGEISGIVKTQFGYHLIQRK; the protein is encoded by the coding sequence ATGATGCTGAGTGCTCGCCATATTTTAGTTCGTCATGAATATGAAGCGAAAGATCTTCTTAAAAAACTTAAAGAAGGAAAAAGCTTTGAAGAACTCGCCAAAGATTTCTCATTATGTCCTTCAGGAACTCGCGGTGGTGATTTGGGAGAATTTCCAAAAGGCCGAATGGTTCCTGCTTTCGAGAAGGCCCTTGTTCAATTAAAATCGGGTGAGATATCGGGTATCGTCAAAACTCAATTTGGTTATCATCTTATTCAGCGGAAATAA
- a CDS encoding YkgJ family cysteine cluster protein: protein MNVPAIAKRTFEELKSKSEFLSMVQNIINELQQLSSPITRAKFIHNLIEELNRDVFSNPLVEQLSPCKMGCSACCHTQVSVTQDEAALMALLVREGIGIDLDLLELQAIAKNDSDEFYKIPYSKRACVFLDENGACRIYKNRPSVCRTNAVIGEIDQCDTSSEIKPTRLIKTPKSDLVIYASFMDAEDSGTLPYMLSKVISAE from the coding sequence ATGAATGTCCCCGCTATCGCCAAAAGAACTTTTGAAGAACTGAAGAGTAAATCTGAATTTCTCAGTATGGTTCAAAATATAATTAATGAACTACAACAGTTATCAAGCCCAATAACTCGCGCCAAATTCATTCACAATTTAATCGAAGAACTTAATCGGGACGTCTTTTCTAATCCATTGGTAGAGCAACTGAGTCCCTGCAAGATGGGATGTTCGGCTTGTTGTCATACACAAGTGAGCGTGACTCAAGATGAAGCGGCTCTGATGGCACTATTAGTTCGAGAAGGGATCGGTATTGATTTGGACCTGCTTGAACTTCAAGCAATTGCCAAAAATGATTCGGATGAATTTTATAAAATTCCTTATTCAAAGCGAGCTTGTGTCTTCCTGGATGAAAATGGGGCCTGTCGAATTTATAAAAATCGGCCCTCAGTTTGTCGAACGAATGCTGTCATTGGAGAAATTGATCAGTGTGATACCAGCAGTGAAATCAAACCAACCCGGCTCATAAAAACACCAAAATCTGATCTAGTGATTTACGCGTCTTTCATGGATGCAGAAGACAGTGGAACTCTGCCTTATATGTTATCGAAGGTTATTTCCGCTGAATAA
- a CDS encoding alpha/beta hydrolase translates to MRTMKRHQLLIQNQNIHFLECGEGERVVLFHCSGSQSGQWSNFMREQNQFHCIAPDLAWYGENALGPNPKTANEIDHKIVETFIDRFAPCHLIGHSYGAALLLEALQKNRNSILSATFIEPVSFHLLRDHDSSFREIDLLVQMLLEYLNDGQRVLASKKFINYWSFPYAWEFLDHRLREYMIQRIDKITYEFLPMYHKSGELLFDNVTYPVFLMEGQWTKRPIKNIMKRLSDYFMVGTQIIPMAGHLAPIGRYKTVDRMLMQNLSQFNAGNSFDIGQLNLR, encoded by the coding sequence ATGAGAACAATGAAGCGACATCAACTACTCATTCAAAATCAAAACATCCATTTTCTAGAGTGCGGAGAAGGAGAAAGAGTTGTGCTCTTTCATTGTAGTGGCTCTCAATCAGGCCAATGGTCAAACTTTATGCGTGAACAAAATCAGTTCCATTGTATAGCTCCTGATCTGGCATGGTATGGAGAGAACGCTCTAGGCCCGAATCCTAAAACCGCGAATGAGATTGATCACAAAATCGTGGAAACTTTCATTGATCGATTTGCCCCTTGTCACCTCATTGGACATTCTTATGGGGCCGCTCTTTTGCTTGAGGCACTTCAAAAAAACCGCAACTCTATTTTATCTGCGACTTTCATTGAACCAGTTAGTTTCCATTTATTAAGAGATCATGATTCAAGTTTTCGCGAGATAGATCTGTTGGTACAAATGCTTCTAGAATATTTGAATGATGGACAAAGGGTCCTGGCCTCTAAGAAGTTCATCAACTATTGGTCATTCCCTTACGCCTGGGAATTTCTGGATCACAGATTACGTGAGTATATGATTCAAAGAATTGATAAAATCACCTATGAGTTTTTACCCATGTATCATAAGTCGGGTGAACTCTTATTTGATAATGTGACGTATCCGGTGTTCCTGATGGAGGGACAATGGACCAAGCGTCCCATCAAAAACATCATGAAAAGATTGAGTGATTATTTTATGGTGGGAACTCAGATCATCCCTATGGCAGGACATCTGGCCCCGATTGGCCGATATAAAACGGTCGATAGAATGCTCATGCAAAACTTAAGTCAGTTCAATGCCGGAAATTCTTTCGATATAGGGCAATTGAATCTTCGATGA
- a CDS encoding inorganic diphosphatase, protein MNPWHDLELNFNGELLDCMIEIPSGSKIKYEIDKDSGLLRVDRILYSSVHYPCNYGLFPRTYCDDGDPLDVLVIGQLPVIPMSIMRVRPIGVIRMKDQGQGDDKVISIHAHDPEYAHISSIDELAKHKINEIRRFFESYKELEKKSVEISSIDGKDDAIKVIEDSIALYRKNFRH, encoded by the coding sequence ATGAATCCTTGGCACGATCTTGAATTGAATTTTAATGGTGAATTACTCGATTGCATGATCGAGATTCCTTCTGGGTCTAAAATCAAATATGAGATTGATAAAGATTCGGGTCTACTTCGAGTGGATCGTATTCTTTATAGCTCCGTTCATTATCCCTGCAACTATGGTCTTTTTCCCAGAACTTATTGCGATGATGGAGATCCCCTGGATGTTCTCGTCATCGGACAACTTCCAGTCATACCCATGTCCATCATGCGAGTAAGACCGATTGGTGTCATTAGAATGAAGGACCAGGGCCAAGGTGATGATAAGGTCATTTCAATCCATGCACACGATCCTGAATACGCTCACATCAGCTCAATCGATGAATTGGCCAAGCATAAAATAAATGAGATTCGAAGGTTCTTTGAGAGCTATAAAGAGTTGGAAAAAAAGAGTGTCGAGATTTCTTCCATCGATGGAAAAGACGATGCCATCAAGGTCATCGAAGATTCAATTGCCCTATATCGAAAGAATTTCCGGCATTGA